A window of Lentibacillus sp. Marseille-P4043 contains these coding sequences:
- a CDS encoding tartrate dehydrogenase, whose protein sequence is MKNYTIALIPGDGIGPEVVAEGVKVLQAIEKADDAISFSFTRYPWGCEYYLENGKMMDADGMEKLKSADAIYLGAVGYPGVPDHISLRDLLLRIRKEFDQYVNLRPVTLLHPTLTPLKSKTERDIDFLVIRENSEGEYAGVGDWLYRGKPEEVVLQTGVFSRKGTERIIRYAYEEARKANKTLTSVSKGNALNYSMVFWDEVFEEVGKEYPDVKTYSYLVDAASLYFVSNPERFGVVVTSNLFGDILTDIGAAITGGMGLATGANVNPEKNYPSMFEPVHGSAPDIAGKGLANPLAAIWSVSQMMDFFGEKQWGSTILKTIKKILNEPEQLTPDLGGKRSTSEVGDRFVELLLERN, encoded by the coding sequence ATGAAAAATTACACAATCGCACTAATACCAGGGGATGGGATTGGGCCAGAAGTTGTTGCAGAAGGTGTAAAAGTTTTACAAGCAATCGAAAAGGCGGACGATGCGATTTCATTCTCTTTCACGAGGTATCCTTGGGGATGTGAATATTATCTCGAGAATGGAAAAATGATGGATGCGGACGGAATGGAAAAATTAAAAAGTGCTGATGCGATTTACCTTGGGGCTGTCGGCTATCCAGGTGTACCTGATCACATTTCATTAAGGGATTTATTATTGCGGATCCGTAAAGAATTTGATCAGTATGTGAATTTGCGTCCTGTTACATTATTGCACCCGACCTTGACACCATTAAAATCGAAAACGGAAAGGGACATCGATTTTCTTGTCATCCGGGAAAACAGTGAAGGAGAGTATGCCGGAGTTGGAGATTGGTTATATAGGGGAAAGCCCGAAGAAGTGGTATTGCAGACAGGGGTATTTTCTCGAAAAGGTACGGAGCGGATTATTCGTTATGCATATGAAGAAGCACGTAAAGCGAATAAAACATTGACAAGTGTTAGTAAGGGAAACGCCCTAAATTATTCCATGGTTTTCTGGGATGAGGTCTTTGAGGAAGTTGGAAAGGAATATCCAGATGTAAAAACATATTCGTATCTTGTTGATGCAGCAAGTCTTTATTTTGTTTCAAATCCGGAACGCTTTGGGGTTGTGGTGACATCGAATTTGTTTGGCGATATTTTGACTGACATTGGCGCCGCAATAACGGGTGGAATGGGACTCGCGACAGGGGCCAACGTTAACCCGGAAAAAAATTATCCTTCCATGTTCGAGCCTGTCCACGGTTCAGCACCAGATATAGCTGGAAAAGGGTTAGCTAATCCACTTGCAGCCATTTGGTCCGTTAGTCAAATGATGGATTTCTTCGGTGAGAAGCAGTGGGGAAGCACTATTTTAAAGACCATTAAAAAAATACTAAACGAACCCGAGCAACTTACCCCTGATTTAGGCGGGAAACGTTCAACAAGTGAAGTTGGGGACCGGTTTGTGGAATTGTTGCTGGAGCGTAATTAA
- the rffA gene encoding dTDP-4-amino-4,6-dideoxygalactose transaminase — MIPFNKPCAVGSEESAIRAAIENSKLSGNGPFTKKCTDWLEGRLQCKKALLTPSCTAALEMTAMLTETKDGDEVIMPSYTFVSTANAFVIRGGKIRFVDVTPDTMNIDPQQIEAAITDRTKSIVVVHYAGIACDMDAIMEIAHKYGLWVIEDAAQALLSTYKGKPLGTIGHFGTFSFHDTKNYTCGEGGALIINDPTALERAEIIQEKGTNRQQFKKGMVDKYTWRDIGSSFLLSELNAAYLHVQFQHANTINENRLQTWHHYKRELQPVENITIPHVPENCMHNAHMFYIKMKDVTERNQLMDYLNKHAIMTATHYVPLHSSHAGRKYGKFIGSDTNTTTESERLLRLPLYYGIGEEAVDYVVKTIHTYYQT, encoded by the coding sequence GTGATTCCGTTTAATAAACCGTGTGCTGTTGGGAGTGAAGAATCGGCAATACGTGCGGCGATCGAAAATAGTAAACTATCAGGTAATGGCCCGTTTACTAAAAAGTGTACCGATTGGTTGGAGGGTCGTTTGCAGTGTAAAAAAGCTCTGCTGACTCCATCGTGCACCGCTGCATTGGAAATGACCGCAATGTTAACGGAAACCAAAGACGGGGATGAGGTTATCATGCCATCCTATACCTTTGTCTCGACAGCAAATGCCTTTGTAATTAGGGGCGGGAAAATCCGCTTTGTTGATGTCACACCAGATACAATGAACATTGATCCTCAACAAATAGAAGCAGCAATTACGGATCGAACAAAGTCTATCGTTGTTGTGCACTATGCAGGGATCGCCTGTGACATGGATGCCATTATGGAGATTGCACACAAGTATGGACTATGGGTTATTGAAGATGCAGCACAAGCTTTGTTGAGTACATATAAAGGAAAACCACTAGGAACGATCGGTCATTTTGGTACCTTTAGCTTTCACGATACGAAAAACTACACCTGTGGGGAGGGTGGTGCGCTCATCATCAACGACCCAACTGCCCTGGAGCGAGCGGAAATCATCCAGGAAAAAGGAACAAACCGCCAGCAATTTAAGAAAGGAATGGTCGATAAATACACATGGCGCGATATTGGTTCTTCCTTTTTATTAAGTGAATTAAATGCTGCGTATTTACACGTTCAATTCCAGCACGCCAATACAATTAATGAAAATAGATTGCAAACCTGGCATCACTATAAACGAGAACTGCAGCCAGTGGAGAACATAACAATCCCCCACGTACCAGAAAATTGTATGCATAACGCTCATATGTTTTATATTAAAATGAAAGATGTGACAGAACGGAACCAGTTAATGGATTATTTAAACAAACACGCTATCATGACGGCGACACATTACGTTCCATTGCACAGCTCGCATGCCGGAAGAAAGTATGGAAAGTTTATTGGCAGTGACACAAACACAACGACTGAAAGTGAACGATTATTACGTTTGCCGTTATATTATGGAATCGGAGAAGAGGCAGTCGATTATGTGGTCAAAACGATTCACACCTATTACCAAACATAA
- a CDS encoding glycosyltransferase family 2 protein — protein MVCEPVGKSYPLISVVVPVYGCQSCLTDLYNRVATAIEAIPARLEMILVNDASPDHAWETIKQLSAQDSRVKGIDLARNFGQHHAITAGLDHTTGDWIIVMDCDLQDRPEEIGRLYSKAQEGYDVVFGKRVERQDGWIKRKSSQFFYRVYDYFTSGSSDCTIANFSISSKKVVESFRQMREQNRFFPLFIQWMGYQTGTVQVEHNARKVGKTSYNLKKLISLGTDVIISQSNKPLRLSIQFGFIISLISFLYGVFLVGRYFFLDVPVQGWTSVMVSIYFIGGLIFFNIGVLGLYLGKVFNETKGRPLYLIRQTTSEALEKDTNDGS, from the coding sequence ATGGTATGTGAACCAGTGGGAAAAAGTTATCCTTTAATTTCGGTAGTTGTCCCCGTTTATGGTTGCCAATCTTGTTTAACAGATTTATATAATCGTGTTGCAACTGCCATCGAGGCGATTCCGGCCCGCCTGGAAATGATTCTTGTCAATGATGCCAGTCCTGATCATGCCTGGGAAACCATTAAACAATTAAGTGCACAGGATAGTCGTGTCAAAGGAATTGATCTCGCTCGAAATTTTGGGCAACATCACGCGATCACTGCAGGACTTGATCACACAACTGGAGACTGGATCATCGTGATGGATTGTGATTTACAAGATCGTCCAGAGGAAATTGGCAGATTGTATAGCAAAGCGCAAGAAGGATATGATGTTGTTTTTGGTAAGCGTGTGGAGCGACAGGATGGATGGATCAAGCGCAAATCATCACAGTTTTTTTATCGTGTGTATGATTATTTCACAAGTGGATCATCTGACTGTACGATCGCCAATTTTAGTATCAGCTCAAAAAAGGTAGTAGAAAGTTTTCGACAAATGAGGGAACAAAATCGCTTTTTTCCTCTATTTATCCAATGGATGGGGTATCAAACAGGTACAGTTCAGGTCGAACATAACGCAAGAAAAGTAGGGAAAACATCCTATAATCTAAAAAAGCTGATTTCGCTTGGGACAGATGTGATTATTTCCCAGTCAAATAAGCCATTACGATTATCGATTCAATTCGGTTTTATCATCTCCCTTATTTCCTTTTTGTATGGGGTGTTTTTAGTTGGCCGATACTTTTTTCTGGATGTACCTGTTCAAGGTTGGACCAGTGTGATGGTTTCCATTTACTTTATTGGCGGACTGATTTTTTTCAATATTGGCGTACTCGGTCTTTATTTGGGAAAAGTATTCAACGAAACGAAAGGAAGACCACTATATTTGATTCGCCAAACGACGTCTGAGGCATTAGAGAAAGATACGAATGACGGGAGCTGA
- the rfbB gene encoding dTDP-glucose 4,6-dehydratase, with the protein MNKQKPTLLVTGGAGFIGSNFITYFLEKYPDELLLNIDKLTYAGSTANLDEAEKHQGYDFINGDITDETLINRIFTDFDISGVIHFAAESHVDRSIQDAKQFVETNVIGTTVLMQAARNAWEKQDVLTERRFHHISTDEVYGSLGATGKFHELTPYDPRNPYSASKAGANLLVKSFGSTFGMNVVISSCSNNYGPRQHKEKLIPTIIANALALQPIPIYGDGQHIRDWLYVEDHCRALDLIYHHGNRLETYNIGGGNERTNITIATEICDILDQLKPEIKAHSSIHSFKELILFTTDRQGHDRRYAVDDTKLRQSLGWQPVVSFKSGLKQTVAWYVNQWEKVIL; encoded by the coding sequence ATGAATAAACAGAAACCAACACTGCTTGTAACCGGTGGAGCGGGATTTATCGGATCTAATTTCATTACGTATTTTTTGGAAAAGTATCCTGATGAACTACTACTGAATATTGATAAACTGACTTATGCTGGATCAACAGCAAACTTAGATGAAGCAGAAAAGCATCAAGGCTATGATTTCATAAACGGTGATATTACCGATGAAACATTGATAAATAGAATTTTTACAGACTTTGATATTTCTGGTGTCATCCATTTTGCTGCAGAATCTCACGTCGACAGGTCTATCCAAGATGCTAAACAGTTTGTCGAAACGAACGTTATCGGTACGACGGTTCTTATGCAGGCAGCTCGAAATGCATGGGAAAAACAAGATGTGCTCACAGAAAGGCGATTCCATCACATTTCTACTGATGAAGTCTATGGGTCGCTCGGCGCAACAGGTAAATTTCATGAACTGACACCATATGATCCACGAAATCCCTATAGCGCATCAAAGGCGGGTGCCAATTTACTTGTCAAAAGCTTTGGCTCCACCTTTGGAATGAATGTCGTTATCTCCAGTTGTTCGAATAATTATGGGCCAAGACAGCATAAGGAGAAACTAATTCCCACAATCATTGCAAACGCGCTCGCCTTACAACCGATCCCTATTTACGGTGATGGTCAACATATTCGCGACTGGCTCTATGTAGAAGATCATTGTCGTGCTTTGGATCTTATCTACCATCATGGAAATAGACTAGAAACATATAATATCGGTGGGGGAAATGAACGGACGAATATCACGATTGCTACGGAAATTTGCGACATCCTGGATCAATTGAAACCGGAAATTAAGGCACATTCGTCCATTCATAGTTTTAAAGAACTTATTTTGTTTACTACGGATCGTCAAGGTCATGATCGAAGGTATGCTGTTGACGATACAAAACTCCGGCAATCATTAGGTTGGCAACCTGTCGTTTCATTTAAATCCGGTCTAAAACAAACCGTTGCATGGTATGTGAACCAGTGGGAAAAAGTTATCCTTTAA
- a CDS encoding DUF6044 family protein encodes MWSKRFTPITKHKYVIIACFIILAYLMPYYVLGEDTHIRVHDNLDSNIVWYKMLAESGQIFTLADVTLPNVINGLPRSALPSAFDAMVWLYVLFQPMTAYMIGQTIMRFVAFFGMYVLLKNHILRKNNVPLISAGAALGFAILPYWPSGLLSIAGLPLALHIFLTIRSSGKATPIYYWIVLCLIPFFSSFILTFVFFLALMGLWWLFDWIRMKQANWTFFAAIAGMTSIYILKNYLLIYSMFFESGFTSHRNELDLGHKDLPGTLDLFLHNLINAHTHDLSLHFLIIFPIIGLALLVAAYRKLKPKQLIGFFLFNVFLSLWYAFWYWEGWRVVKDNFMVANTFNFSRIHFFHPAIWYLCFAIALTILWKHFKFFKPFVVILLVLQCWMVFQLNEENKYSEIGTPTFKQFYSESLFQEIEDYIGDDQSNYRVVSIGLHPTIAQYNGFYTLDTYNNTFPLSYKHKFRKVIAPELEKNAKLKSYFDTWGGRLYMFVGDLGKHYMFTKKSKKTIDDLTINTGALKQLGGDFIFSALPIENFKENGLRYERNFVKDNLPWKIYLYRVVGSE; translated from the coding sequence ATGTGGTCAAAACGATTCACACCTATTACCAAACATAAATACGTTATTATCGCTTGTTTTATCATCTTGGCCTATCTAATGCCATATTACGTGCTAGGTGAAGACACCCATATTCGTGTACATGACAATTTAGATTCCAATATCGTCTGGTATAAAATGCTTGCGGAAAGTGGGCAGATTTTCACCCTGGCAGATGTTACCTTGCCAAATGTGATTAACGGATTGCCAAGAAGTGCATTGCCTTCAGCGTTCGATGCGATGGTCTGGTTGTATGTATTATTTCAGCCAATGACTGCATATATGATCGGGCAAACAATCATGAGGTTTGTCGCCTTTTTTGGTATGTATGTATTGTTAAAAAATCATATCCTTCGAAAAAACAATGTACCGCTCATTTCAGCTGGTGCTGCATTAGGATTTGCTATTTTACCGTATTGGCCTTCTGGTTTATTATCTATCGCTGGATTGCCATTAGCATTACATATTTTTCTAACCATCCGTTCATCAGGAAAAGCCACGCCGATATATTACTGGATCGTGTTATGTTTGATTCCCTTTTTCTCAAGTTTCATTTTAACATTTGTATTTTTCTTAGCACTGATGGGATTATGGTGGTTGTTTGATTGGATCCGGATGAAGCAAGCAAATTGGACTTTTTTTGCAGCAATTGCGGGTATGACTAGCATTTATATCCTTAAAAATTATTTGCTCATTTACTCGATGTTTTTCGAAAGTGGATTCACTTCACATCGCAATGAATTAGACCTTGGACATAAAGACTTACCTGGAACGCTTGATTTATTCCTGCATAATTTAATTAACGCCCATACACATGATTTGTCACTGCACTTTTTAATCATTTTTCCTATTATTGGGCTTGCATTGCTTGTGGCTGCTTATCGTAAACTAAAGCCAAAGCAACTGATTGGCTTTTTCCTTTTTAATGTGTTTCTTTCATTATGGTACGCATTTTGGTACTGGGAAGGCTGGCGTGTTGTAAAAGATAATTTCATGGTCGCCAACACCTTTAATTTTAGCCGGATTCATTTTTTCCATCCGGCAATTTGGTACCTCTGTTTCGCAATTGCGTTAACGATTCTGTGGAAGCACTTTAAATTTTTCAAACCATTTGTTGTTATCTTGCTTGTCTTGCAATGTTGGATGGTGTTTCAGTTGAACGAGGAAAACAAGTATAGTGAAATCGGCACACCGACATTCAAACAATTCTATTCCGAGTCCTTATTCCAGGAAATTGAGGATTACATTGGCGATGACCAGTCAAACTATCGCGTTGTCAGCATTGGTCTCCATCCCACCATCGCACAATATAATGGTTTTTACACATTGGACACGTACAATAATACCTTTCCACTAAGCTATAAACATAAGTTTCGTAAAGTGATCGCCCCGGAACTTGAAAAAAACGCCAAGCTAAAGAGCTATTTTGACACATGGGGTGGTAGGTTGTACATGTTCGTTGGTGACTTAGGAAAACATTATATGTTCACCAAAAAAAGTAAAAAAACGATTGATGACCTTACAATAAACACAGGGGCATTAAAACAATTAGGTGGCGATTTTATTTTTTCAGCTTTACCAATTGAAAATTTTAAGGAAAATGGACTTCGTTACGAGCGAAACTTTGTGAAGGATAATTTGCCATGGAAGATTTATTTGTACCGTGTTGTCGGGAGTGAGTAA
- a CDS encoding GNAT family N-acetyltransferase: MTEHLRPTPWDKRNFSIDTYEVISMTEDALLETDWQEGHYTIKVDPLKSPEKLLDHGFYYMDTLIEPECMRDEFVPSDRGGTFISEDYQAEEVFAIAEEAFVHGRFHRDFNIPSSLADLRYMNWVKDLHEKGQIFGLFYEHELAGFYGYEDDKVLLLGIKKDFRNKGLAKAFASKGCLEQFRLGHDTLRTSISAANVASLNLFYSLGFRLKHTVDVYHKLNGTKPVEV, encoded by the coding sequence ATGACGGAGCACTTACGACCTACACCATGGGACAAACGAAATTTTTCCATCGACACATACGAGGTTATTTCCATGACTGAAGATGCGTTGCTAGAAACCGATTGGCAAGAGGGCCATTACACCATTAAAGTAGATCCATTAAAAAGCCCTGAAAAATTATTGGATCATGGCTTTTACTATATGGATACATTGATCGAACCAGAATGTATGCGTGATGAATTCGTGCCGTCTGACCGCGGTGGCACATTCATTTCAGAAGATTACCAGGCTGAAGAGGTGTTCGCTATTGCTGAGGAAGCCTTTGTTCATGGACGGTTCCATCGCGACTTTAATATCCCATCATCGCTTGCTGACTTACGTTATATGAACTGGGTAAAAGATTTACATGAAAAAGGCCAGATTTTTGGGCTGTTTTATGAACATGAACTTGCTGGTTTTTATGGCTATGAAGATGACAAAGTTCTTCTGCTCGGAATAAAAAAGGATTTTCGCAACAAAGGGCTCGCAAAAGCATTCGCTAGTAAAGGGTGCTTGGAACAGTTCAGGCTTGGTCATGACACGCTTCGGACATCCATTTCAGCGGCGAATGTAGCATCATTAAATTTATTCTATTCGCTTGGATTCCGATTGAAGCATACCGTAGATGTCTACCACAAATTGAATGGTACCAAGCCGGTGGAAGTGTAG
- the rfbA gene encoding glucose-1-phosphate thymidylyltransferase RfbA: MKGIILAGGSGTRLSPSTNSINKHLLAVYDKPMIYYPLSVLMLAGMKEIMVISTPADRPRFEELLGDGSELGISLSYEEQVEPNGIPEAFMIAEDFIGKDDVTLILGDNIFYGQGFTTLLRNAIKHHKHATVFGYRVKDPERFGVVEFDHQQKVISLEEKPVEPRSDFAVTGLYIYDHRAASFARKLSFSKRGELEITDLNKEYLKREELDVQLLGRGFAWMDAGTHDSLFDAAEFVKNIQQRQGFKLACLEEISYYMGYIDNEMLMKKGKSMEKNDYGKYLLEIAGRKHTQQYWESIDQNPMLGLVENE; encoded by the coding sequence ATGAAAGGCATCATACTTGCTGGTGGAAGTGGAACAAGATTGTCACCAAGCACAAATAGTATTAATAAACATCTTTTAGCAGTTTATGATAAACCAATGATTTATTATCCATTATCTGTATTAATGCTAGCCGGCATGAAAGAAATAATGGTCATCAGCACTCCCGCTGATAGGCCCCGGTTTGAGGAATTATTAGGTGATGGGTCAGAGCTTGGAATTTCGCTTTCATACGAGGAACAGGTTGAGCCAAATGGAATTCCGGAAGCATTTATGATTGCCGAGGATTTTATTGGAAAGGATGATGTCACCCTAATACTTGGTGATAACATTTTCTACGGGCAAGGGTTTACGACTCTACTAAGAAATGCAATCAAACACCATAAACATGCAACCGTATTTGGCTATCGAGTAAAGGACCCAGAACGATTTGGTGTTGTCGAATTTGACCATCAACAAAAAGTGATTTCACTGGAAGAAAAACCAGTGGAGCCGCGCTCAGATTTTGCCGTAACAGGGTTGTATATTTATGACCACCGCGCCGCCAGTTTTGCTAGAAAACTCAGTTTCTCAAAGCGTGGAGAATTAGAAATTACCGACTTAAACAAGGAATATTTAAAACGAGAAGAGTTAGACGTTCAATTGTTAGGGAGAGGGTTTGCCTGGATGGACGCTGGAACGCATGATTCCCTGTTTGATGCGGCAGAATTTGTGAAAAATATTCAGCAACGCCAAGGTTTTAAGCTCGCTTGTTTGGAGGAAATCTCCTATTACATGGGGTATATCGATAATGAAATGCTAATGAAAAAGGGAAAATCGATGGAAAAGAATGATTATGGAAAATACTTACTAGAAATTGCCGGCCGCAAACATACACAACAATACTGGGAATCCATCGATCAGAATCCAATGTTAGGACTGGTGGAAAATGAATAA
- a CDS encoding EamA family transporter, whose amino-acid sequence MGYAYIFGTIFFTVYGQLILKWKIDRAGNLPEAGIDKLLFLLRLLLDPVILSGFLSAFVASLFWMAAMTKFDISYAYPFMSLSFVLVFLLSIFLFQEPVNVQKIAGLGLIVLGIIVTSQSL is encoded by the coding sequence ATGGGATACGCGTATATTTTTGGAACTATATTTTTTACCGTTTATGGACAATTAATTTTAAAATGGAAAATTGATCGGGCTGGAAATCTCCCAGAAGCAGGAATCGATAAGCTGCTTTTTCTATTGCGCCTATTACTCGATCCTGTCATCTTATCCGGATTTCTTTCCGCTTTTGTCGCCTCCCTGTTCTGGATGGCGGCAATGACTAAATTTGATATCAGCTATGCATATCCATTCATGAGCCTGTCATTTGTTCTGGTCTTCCTGCTTTCTATTTTTCTTTTTCAAGAGCCAGTTAATGTTCAGAAAATAGCTGGGCTCGGATTAATTGTCTTAGGCATTATTGTGACAAGTCAATCGTTATGA